GCATGAACGCTTTGCTGAGGATGATCGACAGGGTGCGGTCGCCCTCGAATGGCAGGAAGACGTCGCTCGAACCAAGTTCGTTCCGCGAGGTCGGCACGATGCAGAGGTACTGATCGTTCGGTTCCATCAGGATGTTGCCGCTGCCCAGGTGAATCTTGTACGTGCGGAGGCTGCCCCGGACGGTGAGAAACTTGTCCGTGAGCGCGCACCGATCGGCGATCTTCAGGCGGGGCACAAGGCGTGAAAGCAGATCGCGCCGGGTCTCCGCGGTGGCCGAGAGCTCGCCGAAGGAGTAATTCTGCCAATAGTCGCGGAACTGCTGGTTCGGTCCGCCGTCGTTCCACTGCGGGTTGTTCCCGACGCTCGTCACGCCGACAAAGAGATCGCAATCGCGCAGGACTTCGCTCAGCACCAGCGCCGGAATCGAATCCAAGCGCAGCGGCATATTGGTCGCGTTGCCCGCCTCAGCCGTCATGGCGTACGCGCCGCCGGCCGCGTGCACGGAGTTCGGCGCAGCCTCCATCCGGTAGAAGCGCACCTGATCCGTCGCAAGATGCAGATACGCCCCCGACTCGTTCGTATCGGTTCCAAAGTCGTCGCCGACCGGCTCGACCCAGAACTCCGCGCGCAGCCCGTGCGCCCGGATGGTCCGGCTCGGCGGCGGATACTCCGCGTCCACCATCAGGCGCAGCTTGTGACGCCAGTTCCGCTGGTCGCACAAAGCCTTGAACTGGTGCTGCCGCACGATGTGCGCCGCGAACCGATTGGAGTACGTCTCGGTTCGCCTCTCGGCATCGGTGAGCAGGTACACCTCGCGGTGCGCCTGCTTGAAGGGCTGGCGGATCCGCCGGTCCTCGACAAAGCGCCGCCACGCCAGCGTTTCCTCTGTCGGCGCCTCGACCGGATGCCAGAGCCGCACGATTGCTCGCTCCGAAAAGTCACATGCCTTTTCATCAAAGCCGACCAGCCCTTCCGGGCCCGGCATCACGCCGATCCGCCGGGAGCCATCGGCGACATTCCAGATCAGCCGCCGCGCCACGACGCCCACCACCGGATGATCGAGATACCGCTCGCGCCAGGCCGCGATCGGCCACGAGCGATCGTCGAGAAACATCGAGTCGATGCGGTCGCGCTGCGCCGAGAGCATCGAGCCGAGGTCCTTCGCCGCGGCCTTGAGCTCCTTGAATTCCGGCGCAAAGTCCTTCTTCACGCTCGCCGGAACACTCTTGACTTCCTTGCCCTTGTTGCCGCCGGCATCCTTCTTGAAATAGCGCAAGGGCACATCGCCGTCGTGTGCCGAGAGCTCGACGATCGTCTCGCCCAGCTCCTCGCGCCGCACGCCGACCTCCGAAAGCCCGTAGGTCGGAACGCCCAGTTCTTCGATCTCCTCACGCGGCAGCCCCGCGCGCGCCGCCGCGGCATTGAGCGCCTTCTCGATCGCCTTCTGCGCCGGGATGAACTTGACCTTGACGCGCAGTATCGCGAGCTGGCCGAGCGCGTCGGGGCCGGGGATCTGGCTGAGCGCCCAGATGGCGGCATTGCCGACCTTCGTGGCGCGCGGGCCCAGGCCGGGAATGGGTCTGTAGCACGAAAGCGCCAAACCGCCGAGCCGCCGCGCGAGCGTTTGATCAGGCACCTGTACCGCAATCCAACACAACCCCTTTAGGACTTCGAGGTTTCCGTCGGCGATCGCATATCCCCCCGCCGGGAATTCGCGATATGCCTCAGCTCTCAGGGCAGTTCGCGGTCGGTCGACCAACGGAAACCATTCAAGCAGTGCATCCAAAAACGAGCGTCGTCCGATTTCGTCGATCAGAGAGGCCCAAGTCCTCAGCCATTTGGCAGTAGGAGCCGAGCCACTTGTCGAGCCGCAAGCAGCCATCAATCGGATCCACGCACTACGCTGATTCGGAGTCTGCTTTTCGAGATACACGAGTGCGGCATCCGACCACGCCTCGCCTGGCTCGATCGGTGGAGTTTCCTCCAGCCCGAGCAGCTTGCGAACTCTTGCGTTGCGGTCGTGATCGGACTTGGGACTCTGCTCCCATTCCTCCAGCATCTCAGCGAGATATCGGTTCATGCTTGGGGTCAACTTCCCCGCATGAGGCTCGATCCAACGCCACAATCCCTCTCGTACCGCCGTTCTCGCGGGGCAGTACTCCCGCGATCCGGGCTTGGGAATCGCGCACAATCGATCGATCCACGCGGCGGTGCAGTTCTTGCCGCGGCGCATCGCCCACTGCGTGAAGAGTTCAACACCATGGTGGCGGAAGTAGTCGGGGTCGTCAGACGATGTGCGATTCTTTCGCCACTTTTCAATAAGTAAATTGGCGCGATCGGGCGCGAGAACGATCACGGCAGCCAACTCGTCGTCGGAAATGGACTTGAGAGTCTTGCAAACGTCAAATGAATCGAATCGGCAGCCGTAGGAAGCTCGCTTGGATTCGGCCTCTTCTTCAATGAGCCGTAGTAGCGATTCTGCCTCGGCGCTTTTCGGAGCAATCAGCTGACGAATCATTCGCGGCAACACACGTCATCCCCCCACCAGCGGCACAAGCTTCAAGAACGTCACTTCCGACACCCGCTTCAACTCGACCACCTCATCCAGCGTTTCCGTCTGTTTCTCTCCCGCGAGCACGACAAAGCCGTTGCGCTCATACGCCTCGCACGCTTTCTCGAACTGCTGCTTCCAATCGACGTCGCGCCCCGGCTTCGGCTTGACACCGTTCAGACTCACTTCCGCTTCGCTCGGCTGCACCAGACCGCGAAAATAGCCCCCGCTCGCGGTCTGCCGCTCGCGGTTGTAATCCTGCACTTCCTCGTAAATCCGCGAACGGATGATCTCGCGCACCGTCACCCGCTCGGTCGGGAATTCCAGCGTCCGTCTGTTCGTAACGGCCCCTGCGGTCGATTCATCAATAACTTGGAGTGTTGCCGACATTGTGCGAGTGTACACAATGCGCCGTACTGTCTAAAGCAAACTTGTGCAAAGAAGGCCGGACTCCGCACGCCAAGATGGCGAGACCAATTCGCTATTCCGCCCGCGCAACCGCCGCATTCGCAACCCGCTGTCCCCTGAACACCATCCACGCCCACAGTAAAAACGGCGCGAAGAACGCCGCCGCCACGCTCCAGATCGCCCCAGCGTGCAGCAACGTGAACGATGTCAGCGCCGCGGGGATGCACCAGTAGAGCAAGAGCGCCGGGATGACCACCCACCGCGGCGTGCGGCTCGCCACATTTCTCGTTGCGTTCTCAAACGGCGAGGCACGCCGCCGCAAT
The DNA window shown above is from Phycisphaeraceae bacterium and carries:
- a CDS encoding DUF4132 domain-containing protein, with amino-acid sequence MIRQLIAPKSAEAESLLRLIEEEAESKRASYGCRFDSFDVCKTLKSISDDELAAVIVLAPDRANLLIEKWRKNRTSSDDPDYFRHHGVELFTQWAMRRGKNCTAAWIDRLCAIPKPGSREYCPARTAVREGLWRWIEPHAGKLTPSMNRYLAEMLEEWEQSPKSDHDRNARVRKLLGLEETPPIEPGEAWSDAALVYLEKQTPNQRSAWIRLMAACGSTSGSAPTAKWLRTWASLIDEIGRRSFLDALLEWFPLVDRPRTALRAEAYREFPAGGYAIADGNLEVLKGLCWIAVQVPDQTLARRLGGLALSCYRPIPGLGPRATKVGNAAIWALSQIPGPDALGQLAILRVKVKFIPAQKAIEKALNAAAARAGLPREEIEELGVPTYGLSEVGVRREELGETIVELSAHDGDVPLRYFKKDAGGNKGKEVKSVPASVKKDFAPEFKELKAAAKDLGSMLSAQRDRIDSMFLDDRSWPIAAWRERYLDHPVVGVVARRLIWNVADGSRRIGVMPGPEGLVGFDEKACDFSERAIVRLWHPVEAPTEETLAWRRFVEDRRIRQPFKQAHREVYLLTDAERRTETYSNRFAAHIVRQHQFKALCDQRNWRHKLRLMVDAEYPPPSRTIRAHGLRAEFWVEPVGDDFGTDTNESGAYLHLATDQVRFYRMEAAPNSVHAAGGAYAMTAEAGNATNMPLRLDSIPALVLSEVLRDCDLFVGVTSVGNNPQWNDGGPNQQFRDYWQNYSFGELSATAETRRDLLSRLVPRLKIADRCALTDKFLTVRGSLRTYKIHLGSGNILMEPNDQYLCIVPTSRNELGSSDVFLPFEGDRTLSIILSKAFMLADDARISDLTITRQIKS